Proteins from one Bacteroides mediterraneensis genomic window:
- a CDS encoding DUF3408 domain-containing protein: MNEKIGIANCFPEYSRVYLNDAPVGKGRQIRIRCGLYNKASRLIPFMAPGMSVSVYVSNIVEEHLKRHGELLKNELECFLYKDSLWKS, translated from the coding sequence TTGAATGAGAAAATAGGAATAGCGAACTGCTTTCCCGAATATAGCCGTGTCTATCTGAACGATGCTCCAGTCGGGAAAGGACGTCAGATTCGTATTCGTTGCGGTTTGTACAACAAGGCAAGCCGCCTTATTCCGTTTATGGCTCCCGGCATGAGTGTTTCAGTCTATGTGAGCAATATCGTGGAGGAACACTTGAAACGCCACGGAGAATTGCTGAAGAATGAACTTGAATGTTTTCTCTATAAGGATTCTTTATGGAAGAGCTGA